The Osmerus eperlanus chromosome 12, fOsmEpe2.1, whole genome shotgun sequence genome has a segment encoding these proteins:
- the arl3b gene encoding ADP-ribosylation factor-like protein 3: MGLLSILRKLKSTPDQEVRILLLGLDNGGKTTLLKQLASEDISHITPTQGFNIKSVQSQGFKLNVWDIGGQRKIRPYWRNYFENTDVLIYVIDSADRKRFEETGQELAELLEEEKLSGVPVLIFANKQDLLTAAPASEIAEGLNLHTIRDRVWQIQSCSALTGEGVQEGMNWVCKSVNAKKK; this comes from the exons ATG GGATTGCTGTCGATCCTGCGCAAGCTGAAGAGCACACCGGATCAGGAGGTTCGGATCCTGTTGCTGGGACTGGATAACGGAGGGAAGACCACCCTGCTGAAACAGCTAGCGTCTGAAGATATCAGCCACATCACCCCCACGCAG GGCTTCAACATCAAGAGCGTTCAGTCTCAGGGTTTCAAGCTGAACGTGTGGGACATCGGAGGACAGAGGAAGATCAGGCCGTACTGGAGGAACTACTTCGAGAACACGGATGTGCTG ATCTATGTCATCGACAGCGCTGACAGGAAGCGGTTTGAGGAGACTGGGCAG gagctggCTGAgctactggaggaggagaagctgagTGGGGTTCCAGTTCTGATCTTCGCCAACAAGCAGGACCTCCTGACGGCAGCACCAGCTTCGGAGATCGCTGAGGGCCTGAACCTGCACACCATCCGGGACCGCGTGTGGCAGATCCAGTCCTGCTCTGCCCTGACCGGGGAGGGCGTCCAG GAGGGCATGAACTGGGTTTGCAAGAGCGTCAACGCCAAGAAGAAGTAG
- the trim8b gene encoding E3 ubiquitin-protein ligase TRIM8b yields the protein MPASNMASDSAETWRNCFEEELICPICLHVFSDPIQLPCKHNFCRGCISEAWAKDSTLARCPECNHAYTQKPTLEKNHKLSNIVEKYNALSVEKPAPPALQCILCRRGPPLPAVKVCLRCNAPCCQSHVQTHLQQPCSALGHLLVEAEAVKAWTCPQHDEYRLYHCDAEQTAVCQYCCFARCHPSHGHAVTDVELRRNDIRQTLLRQQECVEERVQDIEEQLCKLDSDKCVVEDRVCELKEEVRLQYQRMQQLLEEDLGRTLEVLDRAQARFCQDNAAQVLLLGEQRHEAQKLLRSVQTAFSKAEDLSFMKNTKPVRILTDRSQACVGSALPPYRVGSLNSKLFLAELSKREKGLRRTLEAPLTPPSSFLQSVSAYPSGLGSGSGAEKRKHSSAFPDGSGNAGKNATSGFKDSSPSSSSLAKQPYLGSNSTPGEGQSTNQQPLGPCGPSHMSEGSGTGSGSGSLTNHHSGSVFSSSHFPPGSGSSSQQAVLPQYGGRKILVCTMDNCYCSGVPSVSGHRGHPPYPRTGSFPWVSTQDYPPPPGLASGGSSMQGLAVRDWIDASQTHRHADFYGLYGQPSAKHYVTS from the exons ATGCCTGCCTCCAACATGGCGTCTGACTCGGCTGAAACCTGGAGGAATTGTTTTGAGGAGGAGCTTATCTGCCCCATCTGCCTCCACGTGTTCTCCGACCCCATCCAGCTGCCCTGCAAGCACAACTTCTGCCGGGGCTGCATCAGCGAGGCCTGGGCCAAAGACTCCACCCTGGCCCGCTGCCCCGAGTGCAACCACGCCTACACCCAGAAACCCACGCTGGAGAAGAACCACAAGCTGTCCAACATCGTGGAGAAGTACAACGCCCTGAGCGTGGAGAAACCCGCCCCGCCCGCGCTGCAGTGCATCCTGTGTCGCCGCGGGCCTCCCCTGCCGGCCGTGAAGGTGTGCCTGCGCTGCAACGCCCCCTGCTGCCAGTCCCACGTCCAGACGCACCTGCAGCAGCCCTGCTCGGCGCTGGGCCACCTGCTGGTGGAGGCGGAGGCGGTGAAGGCGTGGACGTGTCCGCAACACGACGAGTACCGGCTGTACCACTGCGACGCGGAGCAGACTGCCGTGTGCCAGTACTGCTGCTTCGCACGCTGTCATCCCAGCCACGGCCACGCCGTCACCGACGTGGAGCTGCGCCGCAACGACatcagg CAAACCCtcctgaggcagcaggagtgtgtggaggagagggtgcaagACATTGAAGAGCAGCTCTGCAAGCTGGACTCAGAcaagtgtgtggtggag gaccgtgtgtgtgagctgaaggaggaggtgCGTCTGCAGTACCAGCGCATGCAACAGTTGCTGGAGGAGGACCTGGGCCGGACCCTGGAGGTGCTGGACCGCGCCCAGGCCCGCTTCTGCCAGGACAACGCTGCCcaggtgctgctgctgggggagcaGAGGCACGAGGCCCAGAAGCTGCTCCGCTCCGTCCAGACCGCATTCAGCAAGGCCGAAGACCTCAGCTTCATGAAGAACACCAAGCCTGTCAGGATCCTCACCGACAG gtcccaGGCATGTGTGGGCAGTGCGCTGCCACCATACAGGGTGGGCAGTCTGAACTCCAAGCTGTTCCTGGCAGAACTCTCCAAGAGGGAGAAGGGCCTGAGGAGAACCCTGGAAG ctcccctcacccctccctcctccttcctccagtccGTCTCTGCGTATCCCAGCGGCCTCGGCTCCGGCTCGGGGGCGGAGAAACGGAaacactcgtcggcgttcccggACGGAAGCGGAAACGCCGGGAAGAACGCCACCTCCGGCTTCAaggactcctccccctcttcgtcCTCACTGGCCAAACAGCCATACCTGGGTTCTAACTCCACCCCCGGAGAGGGCCAATCCACCAATCAGCAGCCCTTGGGCCCTTGTGGCCCCTCCCACATGAGCGAAGGCAGcgggacaggaagtggcagCGGGTCTCTAACCAATCACCATTCAGGGTCTGTGTTCAGCTCCTCCCACTTCCCTCCCGGCAGCGGTAGCTCCTCCCAGCAGGCCGTCCTGCCCCAATATGGCGGCCGCAAGATCCTGGTGTGTACCATGGATAACTGCTACTGCTCTGGGGTGCCCTCCGTGTCGGGCCACCGCGGCCACCCTCCCTACCCACGCACAGGCTCCTTCCCCTGGGTCAGCACCCAggactacccccctcccccgggccTGGCCTCTGGAGGGTCGTCCATGCAGGGCCTGGCTGTGAGGGACTGGATCGacgcctcacagacacacagacacgcagacttCTATGGCCTGTATGGACAACCCTCGGCCAAGCACTACGTCaccagttaa